From the genome of Rhodothermales bacterium, one region includes:
- a CDS encoding S41 family peptidase has protein sequence MRNKKIVGFGAVLLTLGIFMGFGLGAAISSDDTYESMKKLEQAYGVINQHYVDDVDSASLTETAIEGMLERLDPHSVYIDADQMEDVNEDFNASFEGIGISYEFIPGENGADTLTVLNPLPGGPSDEAGLHSGDRIMAVDDSSAIGYTRRDVELHLKGPRGTRVKVTVQRPGYPEPLEFAIIRDKIPLYTVDAHYMVDEQTGYIKINRFARTTYREFMDAAQVLKDRGVKRVILDLRDNAGGFMDMAIRISDEFVAGDQVIVSARSRHPEFNQVSRSRVAGIFEKEPVIVLVNGQSASASEIVAGALQDHDRALIVGHRTFGKGLVQKQFPLEDGSVLRMTISRFYTPSGRLIQTPYENGEREDYYRSKMAQYESEYAMSMEDLLDQVPDSLLFKTDKGRTVIGGGGILPDFIVRPDTVSLYLQAVLGQSLLRPFVRQYIDQNNDALYQQWGGKREQFIASYEVDDAAYSAFQTYLKDHGIQIVAGDTAPEATEEVRYFTEAQAAEEEALVRNLIKAHVGTRLFDAAAWYPIRHAMDPVLEESMRLWDNATSLALSYR, from the coding sequence AAATCGTAGGTTTTGGGGCCGTTTTACTGACCCTTGGTATATTCATGGGCTTTGGGCTGGGCGCCGCGATCTCGAGTGACGACACCTACGAGTCGATGAAAAAGCTGGAACAGGCGTACGGCGTCATCAACCAGCATTATGTCGACGATGTCGATTCTGCGAGCCTGACCGAGACCGCCATCGAGGGTATGCTCGAGCGCCTGGATCCCCATTCCGTGTACATCGATGCGGATCAGATGGAGGACGTGAATGAGGACTTTAATGCCTCGTTCGAGGGTATCGGCATCTCGTACGAATTTATCCCCGGAGAAAACGGGGCGGATACACTGACGGTGTTGAACCCACTGCCGGGTGGGCCGAGTGATGAGGCCGGACTGCATTCCGGCGACCGGATCATGGCGGTGGATGATTCCTCGGCGATCGGATATACGCGGCGGGACGTTGAATTACATTTGAAGGGCCCGCGCGGGACGCGCGTGAAAGTGACGGTCCAGCGTCCGGGTTACCCGGAGCCGCTCGAATTTGCGATCATTCGGGACAAGATTCCGCTGTACACCGTCGATGCCCACTATATGGTGGATGAACAGACCGGGTACATCAAGATCAACCGGTTTGCGCGGACGACCTATCGAGAGTTCATGGACGCGGCGCAGGTGTTGAAGGATCGGGGGGTGAAACGCGTGATTCTGGATCTTCGGGACAACGCCGGCGGGTTTATGGACATGGCGATTCGGATCAGCGACGAGTTCGTCGCCGGGGACCAGGTGATCGTCTCGGCACGGTCGCGTCACCCAGAGTTCAACCAGGTGAGCCGCTCGCGCGTGGCTGGCATCTTCGAGAAAGAGCCCGTGATCGTGCTTGTGAACGGTCAATCCGCCTCCGCGAGCGAAATCGTCGCCGGCGCATTGCAGGATCACGACCGGGCGTTGATCGTAGGCCACCGGACGTTCGGGAAGGGGCTGGTGCAGAAGCAGTTTCCGCTTGAGGACGGCAGCGTGCTGCGCATGACCATCTCACGTTTTTATACCCCGTCGGGCCGGCTCATTCAGACGCCGTACGAAAACGGGGAACGGGAGGATTATTACCGATCCAAGATGGCGCAATACGAGAGCGAGTACGCGATGAGCATGGAGGACCTGCTCGACCAGGTGCCGGATTCGCTGCTCTTCAAGACCGACAAGGGGCGGACGGTGATCGGTGGCGGGGGCATCTTGCCTGACTTCATCGTCCGTCCGGACACCGTGTCCCTGTATCTCCAGGCCGTACTTGGTCAGTCGTTGCTCCGCCCGTTTGTGCGGCAGTATATCGACCAGAACAACGACGCGTTGTACCAGCAATGGGGCGGCAAGCGCGAACAATTCATCGCTTCGTATGAAGTGGACGATGCCGCGTATAGTGCCTTTCAAACTTATCTGAAAGACCATGGCATTCAGATCGTGGCCGGCGACACGGCGCCCGAGGCGACTGAGGAGGTGCGTTATTTCACCGAGGCTCAGGCGGCCGAGGAGGAAGCGCTGGTGCGAAATCTGATCAAGGCGCACGTCGGTACGCGGTTGTTTGATGCGGCGGCCTGGTATCCGATTCGCCATGCAATGGACCCCGTACTGGAGGAATCGATGCGGC